The window GATCGTGGGAACCGGAATCGGGTCGGGCTCGGCATCCGCCCAGTCCGCCACCCACCGCCCATCACCATCGCCGTCCGGACGCACCGTCCAGCAGAGCGGCCCGGGCTCCCACAGGAAGTCCTCGTCCTCCAGCCGCTCCAAGTGGTACTCGAACAACGACCACGTCAACTCGAACTGCCGGTGCAGCAGTTCACAACGGGAAACAGTCACCGGGCGACTCTGACATGCCGTCACTCCTGACGGGAAACGGTTATCAAAGGGCGTACACAGACCGGCCCGTACGATCCGGCGCAATCCCGCAGGCCGCGAACTATCCTGCTGCGCACGTGGATTGAGAGCTCGGGGGAAGCGTGGCAGCGAAGTCATCTGCGCAATGGGTGCCGTCTGCGCACCCTGCGCGACCGGCGTCATCCGTGCCGACCGGAGCGGGCCACCGCGACGCGGTCCTCGTCCTGCCCGGGATCATGGGCAGCGAGCTGGTGGAGAGCGCGACCGGCCGCGTCCTGTGGGGCGGTTCGGACCTGCGTTGGTACGGCAGTGCCTGGGCGTCCGGCGGCTCGCTCTCGGCCCTCCACGTGACGGACGAGGAACGCGCGGGCGCGACCGGGCGCATACGCGCGACCCGGCTGCTCCGCTTCCCCGCCTTCGCGCCCGTGCTGCGGGGCTTCGAGCCGTACACCAAGCTCCTGGCGGGCACCCGGCGCGTGGCGGCCCACCCCGACGCGGTAAGGGAGTTCGCGTACGACTGGCGCCTGTCGACCGAGCACGCGGCCGCCGGTCTGGCGGAGACGGCGGACGACCACCTACGGGCCTGGCGTGCCCACCCGCACGGCAGCCGGGACGCCCGGCTCACCCTCGTGGCCCACTCCATGGGCGGCCTGGTCGCCCGCTTCTTCATGACCGCGCTGGGAGGGGCCCGTGACGTCCGCACCCTGATCACCCTGGGCACCCCCTTCCACGGCTCGGTCCAGGCCGCGGGCCTGCTCGGTTCGGGACGCGGTACCCCGCTTCCGCTGCCCCGCCGCCGGCTGCGTGCCCTGGCCCGCACCCTGCCCGGTCTGTACGAGCTGCTGCCCGGCTACCGCTGTGTGGAGGAACCCGCCGGTGACTTCCGCCACCTCACTCCGGCCGACGTCGAATCCCTCGGCGGAGACCGGGAACTGGCCCAGCAGTCGCTCGACCGCAGGGAGAAGCTGAACAAGTCGGACGCCGGCACCCTCCCTCAACTGCGTGCCGTGGTCGGCGTCGGCCAGCGCACCCCACAGAGCCTGACCCTCGCGGACGGCACGGCGGAACTGCGCGAGTACGTCCCGGACGGCGACACCCGCCTCGACCGCCGCGGCGACGGAACGGTGTACCGGGAGGCGGCGACACCGGCCGGGCTGCACCCCTTCTACCTCCCCCAGAGCCATGGTGCCCTCGCCCGCAGCGAGGAGGCGGTCGCGTTCACCGGCTCGGTCCTGACCGAACGCCCACTGGGCCCGCCGCTCGGCGCGACCGAACTGGGCCTGTACGTACCGGACGTGACAACGGCACGCGAACCGTGCCCGGTCGAGGTCGACCTGGTGGACAACCCGATCGCCGTCGAACTCCAGGTCTTCGACGTCTCCGAGAACCTGGAGATCGACCGCCCACGCCTCTCCCGCCGCGACGGCCGCCTGCGCGCCGACGTACGGCTCCCGTGGCCGGGCCTGTACCGCGTCGAGGCGAAATGCGGCGGCTTCTCACCGGTGACCCAACTCGTCCTGGCGGTCGCCGGTGACTGAGTTCAGCTTCGTACCCGTTCCGATCGGCAGATACAGGACGACGGCCTTCCCCGATCTGGACGCGGACGAACAGGCGTCACGGATCGCGGAGTTGGCCGAGGGGATCGGAGGCCTGGAGGAACCCTGGA is drawn from Streptomyces liliifuscus and contains these coding sequences:
- a CDS encoding esterase/lipase family protein, which encodes MPTGAGHRDAVLVLPGIMGSELVESATGRVLWGGSDLRWYGSAWASGGSLSALHVTDEERAGATGRIRATRLLRFPAFAPVLRGFEPYTKLLAGTRRVAAHPDAVREFAYDWRLSTEHAAAGLAETADDHLRAWRAHPHGSRDARLTLVAHSMGGLVARFFMTALGGARDVRTLITLGTPFHGSVQAAGLLGSGRGTPLPLPRRRLRALARTLPGLYELLPGYRCVEEPAGDFRHLTPADVESLGGDRELAQQSLDRREKLNKSDAGTLPQLRAVVGVGQRTPQSLTLADGTAELREYVPDGDTRLDRRGDGTVYREAATPAGLHPFYLPQSHGALARSEEAVAFTGSVLTERPLGPPLGATELGLYVPDVTTAREPCPVEVDLVDNPIAVELQVFDVSENLEIDRPRLSRRDGRLRADVRLPWPGLYRVEAKCGGFSPVTQLVLAVAGD